A genomic stretch from Telmatocola sphagniphila includes:
- a CDS encoding CPBP family intramembrane glutamic endopeptidase, with product MNPEQEEDELLFQKAEVEWTDIPNSMPNSLDELILPVEYPAVSEAPVVARAASLSLFRAILWCLLFLCVTQFLPLVGVFVYYLLARPDIQQAVTKDPGLLLHDPSILPTLIVTGQLTAVLFAVGLTFWKFGKQWPRLIALRLPKLDHLILVLLGMPALFVVIHSLEAVVRYLPDIEISDSGSLKELMSKLVDSTSSWPWQLAVFAIGICPAIAEEFFCRGVLGRGLVGRYGFLPGILITSLLFGALHVEPHQAVLATFMGVVLHGCYVASRSFLIPVLIHFLNNSLAVLSVSKTGNVPLFTSLEETYERNGYIFLFSATMVLATIGLAFYQSRFQAIPLDGRTYPDSVEIPEKNSDLALFREPIPPGTIVLIVLALSGFSAIWWNL from the coding sequence ATGAATCCTGAACAAGAAGAAGACGAACTGCTCTTTCAGAAAGCGGAAGTGGAATGGACCGATATCCCCAATTCCATGCCCAATTCTCTGGACGAGCTGATACTTCCGGTTGAATACCCTGCAGTGAGTGAAGCTCCGGTGGTCGCACGCGCGGCCAGTCTTTCCCTATTTCGGGCCATCCTGTGGTGTCTGCTTTTTCTTTGCGTCACGCAGTTTCTGCCGCTGGTGGGTGTGTTCGTTTACTACTTGTTGGCTCGTCCCGATATTCAGCAGGCGGTTACCAAAGATCCCGGTCTATTGCTGCACGATCCCTCGATACTCCCAACTCTGATTGTCACCGGACAGTTGACAGCCGTTTTATTCGCAGTGGGTCTCACGTTCTGGAAATTCGGCAAGCAGTGGCCCCGTCTGATCGCTTTGCGGTTGCCTAAGCTGGATCACCTGATTCTGGTGCTTCTGGGTATGCCTGCGCTCTTCGTGGTCATTCACAGTTTGGAAGCGGTGGTTCGCTACCTGCCGGACATCGAGATTTCCGACTCCGGCTCTTTGAAGGAATTGATGTCGAAACTGGTGGATTCCACGTCGTCGTGGCCCTGGCAGTTGGCCGTGTTCGCCATCGGCATTTGCCCGGCGATCGCGGAAGAGTTCTTTTGCCGGGGAGTGCTGGGACGAGGGCTTGTCGGCCGATACGGTTTTTTACCCGGTATCCTAATCACCTCCCTGCTTTTTGGCGCTCTGCATGTGGAGCCGCATCAGGCCGTGCTGGCCACCTTCATGGGCGTCGTGCTGCACGGCTGCTATGTGGCGAGTCGTTCTTTCCTGATTCCGGTGCTCATTCATTTTTTGAATAACAGTCTGGCGGTTTTATCCGTATCCAAGACGGGTAATGTTCCGCTGTTTACCTCGCTCGAGGAGACTTACGAGCGAAACGGATATATATTTCTGTTTTCGGCGACCATGGTCCTGGCGACCATCGGACTAGCGTTTTACCAGAGCCGCTTTCAGGCGATTCCGCTCGATGGCCGAACCTATCCCGATTCGGTCGAAATACCCGAGAAAAACAGCGATCTGGCGCTCTTCCGCGAACCGATTCCGCCGGGAACGATCGTGCTGATCGTTCTGGCACTGAGCGGCTTCTCCGCCATTTGGTGGAACCTCTAA
- a CDS encoding sigma 54-interacting transcriptional regulator has translation MAEKASAYLVQRLGTGFGEVEPLYAGSVLHVGRSPKNDLVLKDDLSSRDHAELYFAEDRWYLRDLESLNGTKLNGERVHGDVSLTEGDEILFGQSHFSFVENLNNLPGYVPETVLMSSPETDKITISQPSTKYHLIPDQLQKLSENYPEKKDTILGLGILYRLGVDMGKATTLEELVGFVLKGLMEGVPAEVGAVLSVKDSRSQELIAYQHRHANAKNYHKVSQFVTEEVLSHKSAIIAQSVNTDPRYKHRDSIADLKVLSLICAPVIFEEKVLGLIHLYSTGASTLHSEHLFFTQAVAGQLGIAWHQLKRQQALSSMNRELRDTLKLESELVGSSPALKSILGQVARVAETNATVLIRGESGSGKELIARAIHFNSPRKEGPLVCLNCAAITESLIESELFGHERGAFTGATEKMIGKFEAADHGTIFLDEIGEMPLSTQSKFLRVLEGHSFERLGGNNQIRVDVRVVAATNRDLEDAVRQGSFRRDLFFRLQVIEFQVPPLRDRLTDIPELADYFLKRFTKEVGRKIKGFTPGALQKLQTYHWPGNVRELKNVIERCVALSSGPIIDASDIWLSSLDLKPSTSVIAAYEPLSIEELERRHIMATLEHTQWNKSQAAGILAIERSTLDRKIKSYNIKRESDD, from the coding sequence ATGGCTGAAAAAGCATCTGCTTATCTCGTTCAGCGCCTGGGTACGGGTTTCGGCGAAGTCGAGCCCCTGTACGCCGGTAGTGTACTGCACGTCGGCCGATCACCGAAGAACGATCTGGTTTTAAAAGATGACTTGAGTAGCCGGGATCATGCCGAACTTTACTTCGCGGAAGACCGCTGGTATTTGCGCGATCTGGAAAGCCTCAACGGCACCAAACTCAACGGCGAAAGAGTGCACGGCGACGTTTCCCTGACCGAGGGAGATGAAATTCTCTTCGGCCAGAGTCACTTTTCGTTCGTCGAGAATCTCAACAATCTGCCCGGCTATGTCCCGGAAACGGTGCTGATGAGCTCTCCGGAAACCGATAAAATCACCATTTCGCAGCCCTCGACGAAATACCATCTGATTCCCGATCAGCTCCAGAAGCTCAGCGAAAACTACCCCGAAAAGAAAGATACCATTCTCGGGTTGGGAATTCTCTATCGGCTGGGCGTGGACATGGGGAAGGCCACCACGCTCGAAGAGCTGGTCGGCTTCGTTCTGAAAGGGTTGATGGAAGGAGTACCGGCCGAAGTTGGGGCGGTCTTATCCGTCAAGGATTCGCGCAGCCAGGAACTGATCGCTTATCAGCACCGGCACGCCAATGCCAAGAATTACCACAAGGTTTCTCAGTTCGTCACGGAAGAGGTGCTTTCGCACAAGTCGGCGATTATCGCTCAATCGGTGAATACCGATCCGCGTTACAAACATCGCGATAGCATCGCCGATCTCAAGGTTCTCAGCCTGATTTGTGCCCCGGTGATCTTTGAAGAAAAAGTGCTCGGGCTCATTCACTTGTATTCCACGGGTGCCAGCACACTGCACTCGGAACATCTGTTCTTTACTCAGGCTGTGGCCGGGCAACTCGGTATAGCCTGGCACCAGTTGAAGCGGCAGCAGGCCCTTTCCAGCATGAACCGCGAATTGCGGGATACGCTGAAACTGGAAAGCGAACTGGTCGGCTCTTCTCCGGCTCTCAAATCGATCTTGGGCCAGGTAGCCCGGGTTGCGGAAACCAACGCCACCGTGCTGATTCGCGGCGAAAGTGGCAGCGGCAAAGAGTTGATCGCCCGGGCGATCCACTTTAACAGCCCGCGCAAAGAGGGGCCGTTGGTTTGCCTGAACTGCGCAGCCATCACGGAATCGCTCATCGAATCGGAACTGTTCGGCCACGAACGCGGCGCCTTCACCGGGGCCACCGAGAAAATGATCGGTAAATTCGAAGCAGCCGACCACGGAACGATTTTCCTCGATGAAATCGGCGAAATGCCGCTTTCCACGCAGTCGAAGTTTCTGCGCGTTCTGGAAGGCCATTCGTTTGAACGGCTGGGAGGAAACAACCAGATCCGCGTCGACGTACGCGTAGTGGCGGCCACCAATCGCGATCTGGAAGACGCCGTCCGGCAGGGCAGTTTCCGCCGGGATCTTTTCTTCCGGCTGCAGGTCATCGAGTTCCAGGTGCCGCCGTTGCGAGATCGGCTGACCGATATTCCCGAACTGGCCGATTATTTTCTCAAGCGATTCACCAAGGAAGTCGGCCGCAAGATCAAAGGTTTTACTCCCGGGGCGCTGCAGAAATTGCAGACCTATCACTGGCCCGGCAACGTCCGCGAATTGAAGAATGTCATCGAACGCTGCGTGGCACTGAGTAGCGGCCCGATCATCGACGCTTCGGATATCTGGCTCAGCAGTCTGGATTTGAAGCCATCGACTTCGGTGATTGCCGCGTATGAGCCACTTTCCATCGAAGAGCTGGAACGCCGGCATATTATGGCCACTCTGGAACATACCCAGTGGAATAAAAGTCAGGCGGCGGGCATTCTGGCTATCGAACGTTCCACGCTCGATAGAAAGATCAAAAGTTACAACATCAAGCGCGAGAGCGACGACTGA
- a CDS encoding deoxyribonuclease IV has protein sequence MPLFGAHMSISGGYHKAIEAAEEFGCETFQMFNKNASQWKGKVLVDEEVELFKDKLSTTKLKHPTAHDSYLINLASPDQALYQKSIDAFCEEIRRSDRFGLQYLVAHPGAHVESGEEAGLERIVSALDEVCETLGEFQVMVLLETTAGQGTTLGHRFEHLGYILKNVKSPDKFGVCLDTCHVFAAGYDISQRSGYKTTFEEFDRTIGLKQLRLFHLNDSKKPLGSRVDRHEHLGQGCIGKTAFELLVQDPRFAKHPMILETPKSEGERKDMDRDNLKFLRQLVS, from the coding sequence ATGCCGCTGTTCGGTGCGCACATGTCCATTTCCGGCGGCTACCATAAAGCCATTGAAGCTGCGGAGGAATTCGGCTGCGAAACCTTTCAGATGTTCAACAAGAACGCCAGCCAGTGGAAAGGCAAAGTGCTGGTCGATGAGGAAGTGGAACTTTTCAAGGATAAACTCAGCACCACCAAACTCAAGCATCCGACGGCCCACGATTCCTATCTGATCAATCTCGCTTCACCCGATCAAGCTCTGTACCAGAAATCGATCGATGCTTTTTGCGAAGAGATACGCCGTTCCGATAGATTCGGGTTGCAGTATCTGGTGGCACATCCGGGCGCGCACGTTGAATCGGGGGAAGAAGCGGGACTGGAGCGAATCGTTTCCGCACTGGATGAGGTTTGCGAAACTTTAGGCGAATTTCAGGTTATGGTTCTTTTAGAGACGACGGCGGGGCAGGGAACCACTTTGGGGCATCGCTTCGAACACCTCGGCTACATTCTCAAGAATGTGAAATCGCCGGATAAATTTGGTGTATGTCTGGATACCTGTCACGTTTTCGCGGCCGGGTACGACATTAGCCAGCGTTCAGGCTATAAAACGACCTTCGAAGAGTTTGACCGAACTATTGGGTTGAAACAATTAAGATTATTTCACCTGAACGACAGCAAAAAACCACTGGGATCCCGGGTCGACCGGCACGAACATCTGGGGCAGGGTTGCATTGGGAAAACCGCTTTTGAGCTTTTAGTTCAAGATCCCCGGTTTGCCAAACATCCGATGATTCTGGAGACGCCGAAATCGGAAGGGGAGCGGAAGGATATGGACCGCGACAATCTCAAGTTCCTGCGACAGCTAGTGAGTTAA
- the eno gene encoding phosphopyruvate hydratase, whose product MSQSSIKLVKAREILDSRGNPTIEVDVTLADGTLGRAAVPSGASTGAHEAVELRDGDKKRYLGKGTLKAVENVDKLINPALAGFDVYDQVGLDRKLLALDGTANKAKLGANAILGVSMAAAHAAANQLKVPLFRYLGGTNAKVLPVPLMNIMNGGKHADNTIDFQEFMIMPIGAPTFREALRMGAEVFHSLKKVLHDKGLNTSVGDEGGFAPNIASADEALQTLATAIEKAGYKLGVDIVFALDAACTELYEEAKHKGKEGYCFFKSAPDKIISSDEMIALWKGLCSKWPIRSIEDGLSEDDWAGWGKLTKELGDKIQLVGDDLFVTNVTRLQRGITDKSANSILVKVNQIGSLTETLDSIELAKRHQFTTIISHRSGETEDTTISDIAVATNAGQIKTGSASRTDRIAKYNQLLRIEEMLGKDAVYGASLLKK is encoded by the coding sequence ATGAGTCAGTCGAGCATCAAGTTGGTTAAAGCCCGCGAGATTCTGGATAGCCGTGGCAATCCTACCATCGAAGTAGACGTCACGCTGGCCGATGGCACCCTCGGTCGAGCCGCCGTGCCCAGCGGAGCCAGCACCGGCGCCCACGAAGCCGTCGAACTTCGCGATGGCGACAAAAAGCGCTACTTGGGCAAAGGCACGCTGAAGGCCGTCGAAAACGTCGATAAGCTGATCAACCCGGCTCTGGCCGGTTTCGACGTCTACGATCAGGTCGGGCTCGATCGCAAACTGCTGGCTCTCGATGGCACGGCCAACAAAGCCAAACTCGGCGCTAACGCCATCCTCGGCGTTTCCATGGCGGCGGCCCATGCGGCGGCCAATCAGTTGAAGGTTCCGCTGTTCCGCTATCTCGGAGGAACCAACGCCAAGGTGCTGCCGGTTCCGCTGATGAACATCATGAACGGCGGCAAGCACGCCGATAACACCATCGATTTTCAAGAATTTATGATCATGCCGATCGGTGCCCCCACTTTCCGCGAAGCTCTGCGAATGGGCGCGGAAGTCTTCCACAGCCTGAAAAAAGTGCTTCACGACAAGGGCCTGAATACATCAGTAGGCGATGAAGGGGGCTTCGCCCCGAATATCGCCAGTGCCGATGAAGCCCTCCAGACTTTGGCGACGGCCATCGAAAAAGCGGGTTACAAGCTCGGCGTGGATATCGTGTTCGCACTCGATGCCGCCTGCACCGAACTCTACGAAGAAGCCAAGCACAAGGGCAAGGAAGGCTACTGCTTCTTCAAGAGCGCACCTGATAAGATCATTTCCTCAGACGAAATGATTGCTCTCTGGAAAGGACTTTGCAGCAAGTGGCCGATCCGCAGCATCGAAGACGGCTTGAGCGAAGACGACTGGGCAGGCTGGGGCAAATTGACCAAGGAACTGGGCGATAAGATTCAGCTGGTAGGCGATGACCTGTTTGTGACCAACGTCACCCGTCTGCAGCGCGGCATCACTGACAAGTCGGCTAACAGCATTCTGGTGAAGGTGAATCAGATCGGTAGTCTGACCGAGACACTCGACTCCATCGAACTCGCCAAGCGCCACCAGTTTACCACGATCATCAGCCATCGCTCGGGCGAAACCGAAGATACCACCATTTCGGATATCGCCGTGGCGACCAACGCGGGCCAGATCAAAACCGGCTCGGCGAGCCGCACCGATCGTATTGCCAAGTACAATCAGTTGCTGCGTATCGAAGAAATGCTGGGCAAAGACGCCGTGTATGGGGCCAGTCTGTTGAAGAAATAG
- the surE gene encoding 5'/3'-nucleotidase SurE — MKILLTNDDGIYAPGLRALRKELQSFGDVIVVAPAVEQSAAGHSVTLLHPLVVAEVFDESNQFLGWAVEGRPADCVKLALLELLPDPPDLIVSGMNHGSNAGINVLYSGTVAAAVEGAFFRKTAIAISLASKKAKPSEFAEASKFAVKVIRQIVDTQPQAGMLYNLNLPAPELGEIKGVKILPQNVAPYTENFHRRTDPRGRVYFWMGNDYGCPDPHPGTDESALSEGYLVITPLQFDLTNRVELQRLKQHFE; from the coding sequence ATGAAAATCCTGCTGACCAATGACGATGGTATTTACGCCCCCGGTCTACGAGCGTTACGGAAGGAACTGCAATCCTTCGGCGACGTAATCGTTGTGGCGCCCGCGGTTGAGCAGAGTGCGGCCGGGCATTCCGTGACACTGCTGCATCCGTTGGTCGTGGCCGAAGTCTTCGACGAATCGAATCAATTTCTCGGTTGGGCGGTGGAAGGCCGGCCAGCGGATTGTGTAAAACTGGCGCTTTTGGAGTTGCTTCCCGACCCACCCGATCTGATCGTCAGCGGCATGAACCATGGATCGAACGCCGGGATAAACGTACTCTATTCGGGCACGGTTGCGGCGGCCGTGGAAGGTGCCTTCTTCAGGAAAACGGCCATCGCCATCTCACTTGCATCGAAAAAAGCCAAGCCGAGTGAGTTCGCGGAAGCTTCTAAGTTTGCCGTGAAAGTGATCCGCCAGATAGTGGACACCCAGCCGCAGGCCGGGATGCTCTACAACCTGAATCTGCCCGCGCCGGAACTGGGCGAGATCAAGGGGGTGAAGATTCTGCCCCAGAACGTTGCCCCGTATACTGAGAATTTTCACCGCCGGACAGATCCGCGTGGCCGGGTTTACTTCTGGATGGGAAACGACTACGGCTGTCCGGATCCTCATCCAGGTACGGATGAAAGCGCCCTCTCCGAAGGCTACTTGGTGATAACTCCTCTGCAATTCGACCTGACTAATCGGGTCGAATTGCAACGGTTGAAGCAGCATTTTGAATGA
- a CDS encoding excinuclease ABC subunit UvrC, which produces MEPAKDSPKIELPVIPSEKVRTFPKSPGVYLMKDSQGKVIYVGKAKNLRSRAGSYFLQAAAEEMRTRELVKQIADLDFIPTENEIDAILMEARLIKDIQPRFNSDLKDDKTFPYLQIRVREEFPRVEITRKPRRRGVRLYGPFTNTKQLRNALQVLQRIFQFRTCKLDIKSDDAKWRWFRPCLLHSIRQCTAPCNFRVTREDYRKQIKSLILVLEGKRSKLIRRMEKAMAEASAGLQFEKAARLRDEIHALQNIKLHKDVDADIQPEVFHFDPKKGLVGLRKVLNLRTTPRSIEGVDIAHLSGTDTVASLVSFLDGLPFKPGYRKFKVKSVEGVDDFASMREVITRRFRRLKKEEGLFPDILLIDGGKGQLSAAVSAFETLGIQPPTLISLAKQEEEIFRPGESESIKLSKHSAALRLLQYVRDEAHRFAQHYHHTLRKKKITEDS; this is translated from the coding sequence ATGGAACCGGCCAAGGATAGCCCCAAGATCGAACTTCCCGTAATTCCCTCGGAAAAGGTACGTACCTTCCCGAAGTCGCCCGGCGTCTACCTGATGAAGGATAGCCAGGGCAAAGTGATCTACGTCGGCAAAGCCAAGAATCTTCGCAGCCGGGCCGGATCCTACTTTCTTCAGGCCGCGGCCGAGGAAATGCGGACCCGGGAACTGGTCAAACAGATTGCCGATCTCGACTTTATTCCCACGGAAAATGAGATCGATGCCATCCTGATGGAAGCCCGGCTCATCAAGGATATCCAGCCGCGCTTTAACAGCGACCTCAAGGACGATAAGACCTTCCCCTACCTCCAGATACGGGTGCGAGAGGAATTCCCCCGGGTTGAGATCACTCGCAAACCGCGTCGCCGGGGAGTCCGGCTATACGGGCCGTTTACCAACACCAAACAACTCCGCAACGCTCTGCAAGTGCTGCAGCGGATCTTCCAATTCCGGACGTGTAAGCTCGACATCAAATCGGACGATGCGAAATGGCGCTGGTTTCGTCCCTGCCTTCTGCACAGCATCCGGCAATGCACGGCCCCCTGCAATTTTCGAGTCACTCGCGAAGATTATCGAAAACAGATTAAATCGCTGATTCTGGTGCTCGAGGGCAAGCGCAGCAAATTGATCCGCCGCATGGAAAAAGCCATGGCGGAAGCGAGTGCGGGCTTACAGTTCGAAAAAGCCGCCCGACTCCGGGACGAAATTCACGCCCTGCAGAACATCAAACTCCACAAAGATGTCGATGCCGACATTCAGCCGGAAGTCTTCCACTTCGATCCGAAAAAAGGACTTGTTGGTCTTCGCAAAGTTCTCAATCTTCGAACAACACCCCGTTCCATTGAAGGAGTGGATATCGCGCATCTCAGCGGCACCGATACCGTGGCTTCGCTGGTGAGTTTCCTCGATGGGCTACCCTTCAAACCGGGCTACCGGAAATTCAAAGTTAAAAGCGTCGAGGGGGTCGACGATTTCGCTTCGATGCGGGAAGTGATCACCCGCCGCTTTCGTCGCTTGAAAAAAGAAGAAGGCCTCTTCCCCGATATTTTGCTCATCGACGGCGGCAAAGGACAGTTGAGCGCGGCGGTATCTGCTTTTGAAACACTAGGCATCCAGCCGCCAACATTGATTTCTCTCGCGAAACAGGAAGAGGAAATCTTCCGGCCGGGCGAAAGCGAATCGATCAAACTCTCGAAGCACTCGGCCGCGCTGCGACTGCTGCAATATGTCCGCGACGAAGCGCATCGTTTCGCCCAGCACTACCACCATACTCTTCGCAAAAAGAAAATCACGGAAGACTCGTGA
- a CDS encoding FHA domain-containing protein, translating into MLPKKRTFTEDIDTWQVVIISDPKQPLPRDAQILRLIDPARRVEYILGQPQVTLGQSPCCDLRLEWERLGELHCRLEWKQGCWWVIDLESADGFFVNGTRYRESELLPGDTLTMSDRTLDVDQIAVAELV; encoded by the coding sequence ATGCTACCCAAGAAACGAACTTTCACCGAAGATATCGATACCTGGCAGGTGGTGATCATCAGCGATCCCAAGCAACCCCTGCCCCGCGACGCCCAAATCCTCCGACTGATCGATCCCGCCCGACGCGTGGAGTACATCCTCGGCCAGCCGCAAGTGACCCTCGGCCAATCCCCCTGCTGCGACCTGCGTCTGGAATGGGAACGGCTCGGCGAACTGCACTGCCGACTCGAATGGAAACAGGGATGCTGGTGGGTGATCGATCTGGAGTCGGCCGATGGCTTCTTTGTCAACGGCACCCGCTACCGGGAATCGGAGCTTCTCCCCGGCGATACGCTCACCATGTCAGACCGGACTCTCGATGTCGACCAGATTGCCGTCGCGGAGTTGGTTTGA